A single window of Pontibacillus chungwhensis DNA harbors:
- a CDS encoding BMP family lipoprotein — MNLKQSRILLLALLMALGMMLAACGSDDDASTDSDSGSDNEDTEETDTDSGGDSSEDASGGNSDFTVAMVTDVGGVDDKSFNQSAWEGLKQFGEDNNFEEGKEYTYLQSNEATDYSPNLNRLVQQGYNLVYGIGYKLHDDIENVAKQNPDTHFSIVDDVVEQPNVASITFKEHQGSFLVGVAAAKKTKTDKIGFVGGVDGFLINKFEAGFVAGAKSVNPDIEVEVQYAGGFDQPAKGKSIASNMYNSGIDVIYHASGGTGVGVFNQAKDIKQSNPDEDVWVIGVDRDQYEEGQVGDNNVTFTSMIKRVDIAVADVAKQAMNGEFPGGEQIAYGLSDDAVSVAETNEEAYTDEIKEAVKEWKDKITSGEVEVPKDRDELETYVNNL; from the coding sequence ATGAATTTGAAACAAAGTCGTATTTTATTATTAGCGCTATTAATGGCGCTTGGCATGATGTTAGCTGCGTGTGGTTCAGATGATGATGCTTCAACAGATTCAGACAGCGGTTCTGATAATGAGGATACAGAAGAGACAGACACTGATTCTGGCGGAGATTCCTCAGAAGATGCATCTGGTGGAAATAGTGATTTCACAGTTGCTATGGTTACAGATGTTGGTGGAGTAGACGATAAGTCGTTTAACCAATCAGCATGGGAAGGTCTTAAGCAGTTCGGAGAAGATAACAACTTTGAAGAAGGAAAAGAGTACACATACTTACAATCTAATGAAGCAACTGATTATTCTCCAAACTTAAATCGTCTTGTACAACAAGGATATAACTTAGTTTATGGAATTGGTTATAAGTTACATGATGATATTGAAAATGTAGCTAAACAAAATCCAGACACTCATTTTTCTATCGTGGACGATGTTGTTGAACAGCCAAACGTTGCAAGCATCACGTTTAAAGAACACCAAGGTTCATTCCTAGTAGGTGTTGCGGCTGCTAAGAAAACAAAAACAGATAAAATTGGGTTTGTTGGTGGAGTAGATGGTTTCCTTATTAATAAGTTCGAAGCAGGCTTCGTAGCCGGTGCAAAATCCGTTAACCCTGATATCGAAGTAGAAGTACAATATGCAGGTGGATTTGATCAACCAGCAAAAGGTAAATCAATTGCTAGTAACATGTATAACAGTGGAATCGACGTCATCTACCACGCTTCTGGTGGTACAGGTGTTGGAGTATTTAACCAGGCTAAAGACATCAAACAAAGTAATCCAGATGAAGATGTTTGGGTAATTGGTGTTGACCGTGACCAGTATGAAGAAGGTCAAGTTGGCGACAATAACGTAACGTTTACATCTATGATCAAACGTGTGGACATCGCTGTAGCGGACGTTGCGAAACAAGCTATGAATGGTGAATTCCCTGGTGGCGAACAAATTGCTTATGGTCTTAGTGATGACGCAGTAAGCGTTGCTGAAACAAACGAAGAAGCGTACACTGATGAGATCAAAGAAGCTGTTAAAGAATGGAAAGATAAAATTACAAGTGGCGAAGTAGAAGTTCCAAAAGATCGTGACGAACTTGAAACTTACGTAAACAACTTGTAA
- a CDS encoding symporter small accessory protein, producing MESVSIAVIWVLTVLSTVGCVIYGALMWNKGGN from the coding sequence ATGGAGAGTGTTTCAATTGCTGTTATTTGGGTTTTGACAGTACTGTCTACGGTTGGATGTGTCATTTATGGAGCATTAATGTGGAATAAAGGAGGGAATTAG
- the yfmH gene encoding EF-P 5-aminopentanol modification-associated protein YfmH translates to MKKTHYEQIQETLYSKKLDNGLEVYLLPKREMAKTFAVFTTEYGSIDQTFTPLGKDEQVTVPEGIAHFLEHKLFEKEDRDVFQDFTKQGASPNAFTSFTSTAYLFSATSQIEENVQTLLDFVQDPYFSDESVEKEKGIIAQEIRMYDDQPDWRSFFGTIQSLFENHPVKIDIAGTVDSIQEITKEDLYTCYETFYHPSNMTFFLAGNFDPESMMEQIEKNQNAKSFAPQEEIKRSYPEEPNEVAEKHKVIEMPVSVSKCLVGVKEDTSSLTKDTFLQTDMIKSMVLDHFFSKSGEYFEKLYKEDLVDDSFSFETHLHKTFGFTILGGNTRQPEEFQKRVKEMLHELKERELTDEEFERMKKKRIGQFLRSMNSLEFIATTFVQYRHLGIDLFQVLPEIEKLTKKDVEDHIQNWISEDRIAVCEVRSSDS, encoded by the coding sequence ATGAAAAAAACACACTATGAACAAATACAAGAAACACTTTATTCCAAAAAGCTTGATAACGGCTTAGAAGTCTATTTATTACCTAAACGAGAAATGGCAAAAACATTTGCAGTTTTTACAACCGAATATGGCTCCATTGACCAAACGTTTACACCACTTGGTAAGGATGAGCAGGTTACAGTTCCAGAAGGGATCGCTCACTTTTTGGAACACAAACTTTTTGAAAAAGAAGATCGTGATGTATTTCAGGATTTCACAAAACAAGGTGCCTCTCCAAATGCGTTCACATCATTCACAAGCACGGCATACTTATTCTCGGCAACAAGTCAAATAGAAGAAAACGTACAAACGCTTCTTGATTTTGTGCAGGATCCTTATTTCTCGGATGAATCCGTTGAAAAAGAAAAAGGAATCATTGCTCAAGAAATTCGTATGTATGATGATCAGCCTGACTGGAGGTCGTTCTTCGGTACAATCCAGAGTTTATTTGAGAACCATCCTGTAAAGATCGATATAGCAGGAACAGTTGATTCCATTCAGGAAATCACGAAAGAAGACCTTTATACATGTTATGAAACGTTTTATCATCCCTCGAATATGACGTTTTTCTTAGCTGGTAATTTTGATCCTGAAAGCATGATGGAGCAGATTGAAAAAAACCAAAATGCAAAATCGTTTGCTCCACAAGAAGAAATTAAGCGTTCCTATCCTGAGGAACCGAATGAAGTAGCTGAAAAACATAAAGTCATTGAAATGCCTGTGTCTGTATCGAAATGTTTAGTTGGTGTTAAAGAAGATACATCCAGTCTAACAAAAGACACGTTCCTCCAAACGGATATGATAAAAAGTATGGTGTTAGATCATTTCTTCTCTAAAAGCGGTGAATACTTTGAGAAGCTATACAAGGAAGATCTAGTGGATGATAGCTTCTCATTTGAAACTCATCTTCATAAAACGTTTGGTTTCACGATTTTAGGCGGGAACACTCGTCAACCTGAAGAATTCCAAAAACGAGTGAAAGAAATGCTTCATGAACTTAAAGAAAGAGAACTAACTGATGAAGAATTTGAACGTATGAAGAAGAAACGAATTGGACAGTTCTTACGTTCTATGAACTCTTTGGAATTTATTGCTACAACTTTTGTGCAATACCGTCACTTAGGTATCGACCTCTTCCAGGTACTACCTGAAATTGAAAAGCTAACAAAGAAAGATGTTGAAGACCATATTCAAAACTGGATTTCAGAAGACCGTATCGCTGTTTGTGAAGTACGTTCTTCTGATTCATAA
- a CDS encoding ABC transporter permease — protein MNIIDILLAIIPVTIFYAAPLILTALGGVFSERAGVVNIGLEGLMVMGAFTAIVSNLMLADTLGSLTPYVSLLLAAIVSGLFAIIHAVASVSFRADQVVSGVAINFLALGVSLFLVQELYGAGQTGQVSQPIYTQDIPLLSDIPIIGEMFFTHHITSYLAVILAFVVWFVIFKTPFGLRLRSVGEHPMAADTNGINVYRTRYIGVILSGVFAGLGGGVFALTITGNFSGATISGQGFMALAAMIFGKWHPLGAMGAAFFFGFAQSLSDVAAGIPLLESIPSVFLLIAPYVLTILALAGFIGRAEAPKAIGTPYIKGSR, from the coding sequence ATGAATATCATAGATATTTTACTAGCGATTATTCCTGTTACGATCTTTTACGCTGCTCCTCTTATTTTAACAGCCCTAGGCGGGGTATTTAGTGAACGTGCAGGCGTGGTTAATATTGGTTTAGAGGGCTTGATGGTGATGGGTGCTTTCACGGCTATTGTCAGCAACTTAATGTTGGCTGATACGCTTGGTAGTTTAACACCTTATGTCTCCCTTTTATTAGCAGCTATTGTGTCAGGGCTCTTCGCGATTATTCATGCCGTTGCCTCCGTTTCATTTAGGGCAGACCAGGTCGTTAGTGGCGTAGCTATTAATTTCCTAGCTCTTGGAGTTTCTTTATTCTTAGTTCAAGAACTTTACGGAGCAGGTCAAACGGGTCAAGTTTCGCAGCCCATTTATACACAAGACATTCCTCTTTTAAGTGATATCCCTATTATAGGAGAAATGTTTTTCACTCACCATATTACCTCATACCTTGCAGTTATTCTTGCGTTTGTAGTGTGGTTCGTGATTTTTAAAACGCCATTTGGACTTCGTCTTCGTTCAGTAGGGGAACACCCTATGGCAGCAGACACCAACGGAATTAACGTGTACCGTACACGTTATATTGGCGTCATCTTATCTGGAGTTTTCGCTGGTCTTGGTGGGGGAGTCTTCGCTTTGACGATTACAGGTAACTTCTCCGGGGCTACGATTAGCGGGCAAGGATTTATGGCACTTGCGGCTATGATCTTTGGAAAGTGGCATCCTTTAGGCGCAATGGGAGCGGCGTTCTTCTTTGGTTTCGCTCAAAGCTTAAGCGATGTGGCAGCTGGAATTCCTTTATTAGAAAGTATTCCGTCTGTTTTCCTATTAATAGCACCTTACGTTTTAACGATTCTTGCCTTAGCTGGATTTATTGGGCGGGCAGAAGCGCCTAAAGCAATCGGAACTCCTTATATTAAAGGTAGTCGATAA
- a CDS encoding ABC transporter permease produces the protein MLSNQRFINVLIPIISVILGLLAGAIIMLCFGYNPIDGYSALYEGAFGNSYFTGETIVKVAPLILSGIAVAFAFRTGLFNIGVEGQVFVGWLASVWVGISFEAPMIIHLPLAILAAAVAGALWGFVPGFLKARFGVHEVIVSIMMNYIALYTCNALIRNVLTDRLDSTDRVADSASLSSQLFYDLTGSRLHWGAVIALLLAFVMWFILEKTTKGYELRSVGFNQNASNYAGMNVNRNIVYSFLISGSFAGVAGAMQGLGTYGNMFVQSSFTNIGFDGIAVALLGGNTALGSVFGAFLFGTLKNGAGSMPLVANIPKELVDIIVALIIFFVASGYIIRWALTRVKREEK, from the coding sequence ATGCTCTCAAACCAGAGATTTATTAATGTTTTAATCCCGATTATTTCAGTCATTCTTGGGTTATTAGCTGGTGCTATCATTATGCTATGCTTCGGCTATAATCCTATAGATGGATATTCCGCCCTATACGAAGGTGCTTTTGGGAATTCCTATTTTACTGGCGAAACCATTGTAAAGGTTGCCCCTTTAATATTATCGGGAATAGCAGTTGCGTTTGCTTTTAGAACTGGATTGTTTAATATCGGTGTAGAAGGTCAGGTATTTGTAGGATGGTTAGCTTCTGTTTGGGTTGGTATTTCCTTTGAAGCTCCTATGATTATCCATCTTCCTCTTGCCATATTAGCAGCGGCGGTAGCTGGTGCGTTATGGGGATTTGTTCCTGGATTTTTAAAAGCACGTTTTGGCGTTCATGAAGTAATCGTTTCGATTATGATGAACTATATCGCTTTATATACATGTAACGCATTAATACGTAATGTGTTAACTGATCGTTTGGATAGTACGGACCGAGTAGCGGATTCAGCATCGTTATCTTCACAGCTGTTTTATGATTTAACAGGTTCTCGTCTCCATTGGGGGGCAGTTATTGCTTTATTACTTGCTTTTGTGATGTGGTTTATATTAGAAAAAACCACTAAAGGATATGAACTACGTTCCGTAGGGTTTAACCAGAATGCTTCTAATTATGCCGGTATGAATGTGAATCGTAATATTGTGTATTCTTTCTTAATTTCTGGTTCATTTGCTGGGGTGGCCGGAGCCATGCAAGGTCTTGGTACATATGGAAATATGTTTGTCCAATCAAGTTTTACAAATATCGGATTTGATGGAATTGCCGTAGCGCTCTTAGGTGGTAACACAGCTCTAGGGTCTGTGTTTGGAGCTTTCTTATTTGGGACATTGAAAAATGGAGCTGGAAGCATGCCCCTTGTTGCCAATATACCGAAAGAGTTAGTTGATATTATTGTTGCACTAATTATTTTCTTTGTAGCATCAGGCTATATTATTCGCTGGGCGTTAACACGTGTTAAAAGGGAGGAAAAATAA
- a CDS encoding DUF3243 domain-containing protein yields MSVLDNWGSWKDFLGDRLHQAEGDGLDDRAVSELAYEVGDYLANQVDAKNDQEAVLRDLWSVASKEEQHAIANMMVKLVHNNGTK; encoded by the coding sequence ATGTCTGTATTAGATAACTGGGGTTCATGGAAAGACTTTCTAGGGGATCGTCTCCATCAAGCTGAAGGCGATGGGTTAGATGACCGTGCCGTATCAGAATTAGCTTATGAAGTAGGCGATTACTTAGCAAACCAAGTGGATGCAAAGAATGATCAGGAAGCAGTTCTTCGTGATCTGTGGAGTGTTGCTTCTAAAGAAGAACAACACGCTATTGCAAACATGATGGTGAAGTTAGTTCATAATAACGGCACCAAGTAA
- a CDS encoding sodium:solute symporter family protein — MNMSILIPLCIAYIGVMSGLAYYGYKKTVTESDYLLGGRNINPIVMALSYGATFISTSALVGFGGVGSVFGMGLLWLAFLNIVLGIFVAFAVFGTRIRRLSLELDASTFPSLLGKRFNSKFITVFSGAMIFIFMPAYTSIVLIGGGRFLQESLSLNFNLSLFILAAIIALYVISGGIKAVMYTDAFGAVIMLVGMVILLVVTYQSVGGVVDGHAALTALKDMVPDSLSAGGHQGWTSMPVLGSPLWWTLVSTIIMGVGIGVLAQPQLMMRCMTVKDDRALYRSVLIGGLFIFFMTGAAFIIGPLSNVYFVETTGQLSIAAAGGNSDLVIPKFINSLMPEWFIYLFTLTLLSATISTISSLVHLQASAFGEDIMKTLGVKRGKNGHSMTRIGVVIGMLAAIGLAYVLPGGVIARATAFWFGICAAGFLPTLMGALFWKKASKNGAIFSIITGFSVSILGFLFLHVKESGVIGLSSAIFGKDALLAFPWTHIDPLMYSLPLSAIVFVTVSLLDRDKDLKADTEMKSIVK; from the coding sequence ATGAATATGTCTATTTTAATCCCTCTTTGCATTGCTTATATTGGTGTAATGTCGGGATTGGCTTACTATGGTTATAAAAAGACGGTAACAGAATCAGATTATTTACTGGGTGGAAGAAACATCAACCCTATCGTTATGGCTCTTTCTTATGGGGCTACATTTATTAGTACGTCTGCCTTAGTAGGATTTGGTGGAGTAGGCTCTGTTTTTGGTATGGGCCTTCTATGGTTAGCATTTTTAAACATTGTGTTAGGGATATTTGTTGCGTTTGCTGTGTTTGGCACTCGTATTAGGAGATTATCCCTCGAACTCGACGCTTCTACCTTTCCGTCCTTATTGGGTAAGCGGTTTAATTCAAAATTTATTACCGTTTTTTCCGGTGCTATGATCTTCATCTTTATGCCGGCTTATACGAGTATTGTATTAATTGGAGGGGGACGTTTCCTACAGGAATCTTTATCGCTGAATTTTAACTTATCCCTTTTTATTTTGGCTGCAATTATTGCTTTATATGTTATTAGCGGTGGTATTAAAGCTGTGATGTACACGGATGCATTTGGAGCTGTGATTATGCTAGTTGGAATGGTGATTCTTCTAGTTGTTACTTATCAGTCTGTTGGTGGTGTCGTTGATGGCCATGCAGCCTTAACAGCTTTGAAAGATATGGTCCCGGATTCACTGAGTGCTGGCGGGCACCAAGGTTGGACGAGTATGCCGGTTTTAGGAAGCCCTCTTTGGTGGACGCTTGTAAGTACCATTATTATGGGTGTAGGGATCGGTGTTTTAGCACAGCCTCAGTTAATGATGCGATGTATGACAGTTAAAGATGACAGAGCTTTATATCGATCTGTTTTAATTGGAGGGTTATTCATCTTCTTCATGACGGGTGCTGCATTTATCATTGGGCCATTGAGTAATGTTTATTTTGTTGAAACCACAGGGCAACTCTCCATTGCAGCAGCAGGAGGGAATTCTGATTTAGTTATTCCAAAGTTTATTAATAGTCTAATGCCAGAGTGGTTTATCTATTTATTTACGTTGACCTTATTGTCAGCAACGATCTCCACTATTAGTTCATTGGTGCACTTACAAGCTTCTGCTTTTGGTGAAGATATTATGAAAACACTCGGTGTTAAGAGAGGGAAAAATGGGCACAGCATGACGCGGATCGGAGTAGTGATTGGAATGTTGGCTGCAATTGGTCTGGCGTATGTATTACCTGGAGGTGTCATTGCGAGAGCGACGGCATTTTGGTTTGGAATATGTGCAGCTGGTTTCCTCCCTACTCTAATGGGGGCATTATTTTGGAAAAAGGCTTCTAAGAACGGGGCTATTTTTAGTATAATAACAGGATTCTCAGTCAGTATATTAGGGTTTTTGTTTCTTCATGTGAAAGAGTCAGGGGTGATTGGGTTATCAAGTGCTATATTTGGGAAAGATGCATTGCTGGCATTCCCATGGACACATATTGACCCCTTGATGTATTCATTACCTTTGTCGGCGATTGTTTTTGTAACTGTAAGTTTATTAGACAGGGATAAGGATTTAAAAGCTGATACTGAGATGAAATCGATTGTAAAGTAA
- the ymfI gene encoding elongation factor P 5-aminopentanone reductase — protein MKTCFILGASGGIGQAIAKKLAGSGYGLILHYQTNHEAIDQLCKNLPDGSVLQTVQGDLRQEASVLNMLDQIAFSVDALVVASGTSLVKLFQDVTVNEMNDVLAIHVKSPWLISQKLLPDMIKKRSGHIILISSIWGEVGASCEVVYSSVKGAQDSFVKSLAKEVGRSGVHVNGIRPGFIRTSMNNQLSDEELIDIEEDIPLGRLGEPGDIANTVHFLVGSGASYIQGEIINVNGAWNG, from the coding sequence ATGAAAACATGTTTCATACTTGGGGCTAGTGGAGGGATCGGGCAAGCTATTGCTAAAAAGCTTGCCGGGTCCGGCTACGGTCTTATTTTGCATTATCAAACCAATCATGAAGCCATTGACCAATTATGCAAGAATCTTCCTGATGGGTCCGTTTTGCAGACAGTCCAAGGAGACCTGCGTCAAGAAGCTTCGGTTTTAAATATGCTTGATCAAATTGCTTTTTCAGTAGATGCTCTTGTAGTTGCGAGCGGAACGAGTCTTGTTAAGCTCTTCCAAGATGTAACAGTTAATGAAATGAATGATGTATTAGCGATTCATGTGAAGTCACCCTGGTTAATTTCCCAAAAACTACTTCCTGATATGATTAAAAAAAGAAGCGGACACATTATTTTGATCTCTTCTATATGGGGAGAAGTAGGAGCGAGCTGTGAGGTTGTTTATTCTTCCGTAAAGGGTGCTCAAGATAGCTTCGTGAAATCCCTCGCTAAAGAAGTTGGGAGATCAGGCGTACACGTAAATGGGATAAGACCAGGTTTTATTCGTACAAGCATGAATAATCAGCTCTCAGATGAGGAATTGATTGATATAGAAGAAGATATCCCGTTAGGTAGACTTGGTGAACCCGGAGATATAGCAAATACCGTTCATTTTTTAGTTGGTTCAGGCGCTTCTTATATCCAAGGAGAAATAATAAATGTGAATGGCGCTTGGAATGGTTGA
- a CDS encoding ABC transporter ATP-binding protein, whose amino-acid sequence MDYVIEMLNIRKEFPGIVANDNINLQVKKGEIHALLGENGAGKSTLMNVLFGLYQPEKGEIRVNGKPVKITNPNIANDLGIGMVHQHFMLVDTFSVTENIILGSEPKKSGTVDIKKAEAEVQEISERYGLKVDPTAKIKDISVGMQQRVEILKTLYRGADILILDEPTAVLTPQEIHELIEIMKTLIQEGKSIILITHKLKEIMEVCDRCTVIRKGQGIGTVDVSETSTTELASLMVGREVSFSTEKTPAHPEGDVLKISDLRVKDSRGAEMVKGLQLDVKAGEIVGIAGVDGNGQSELIEAIAGLRKVESGSILLNNEDITHFKPRKVTESGVAHIPQDRHKFGLVLDFPIGENMVLQNYYQKPYSSMGILNYKEIYKQANKLIKEYDVRTPSEHTPARALSGGNQQKAIIGREVDRSPDLLIAAQPTRGLDVGAIEFIHKKLIEERDKGKAVLLLSFELEEIMNVSDRIAIMFDGQIVANVRPEETTEQELGLLMAGSQVEEKAGES is encoded by the coding sequence GTGGACTATGTTATTGAAATGTTAAACATTCGAAAAGAATTTCCAGGGATTGTAGCGAATGATAATATTAATCTTCAAGTTAAAAAAGGAGAAATCCATGCACTCTTGGGTGAAAATGGTGCAGGAAAATCTACTTTAATGAACGTTCTTTTTGGGTTATATCAACCTGAAAAAGGTGAAATTCGAGTTAATGGCAAGCCGGTTAAGATCACGAATCCTAACATTGCTAACGACTTAGGGATTGGAATGGTGCACCAGCACTTTATGCTTGTTGATACTTTTAGCGTTACAGAAAATATCATTTTAGGTTCTGAACCGAAAAAATCAGGAACTGTAGACATAAAGAAGGCTGAGGCAGAAGTACAAGAAATTTCAGAACGTTATGGGTTGAAAGTTGATCCAACAGCTAAAATTAAAGATATCTCTGTTGGAATGCAGCAACGTGTGGAGATCTTGAAAACCCTTTATCGCGGGGCTGATATCCTTATATTAGACGAGCCAACAGCGGTCTTAACACCTCAGGAAATTCATGAATTAATAGAAATTATGAAAACCCTTATTCAAGAAGGGAAATCTATTATTCTAATTACACACAAACTAAAAGAAATCATGGAAGTATGTGATCGATGTACGGTTATTCGTAAGGGTCAAGGTATTGGCACTGTCGATGTTAGCGAAACGTCTACAACAGAACTTGCATCATTAATGGTTGGTCGGGAAGTTAGCTTTAGTACAGAAAAGACTCCTGCTCATCCTGAAGGAGATGTACTCAAGATTTCCGATCTTAGAGTTAAAGATTCACGTGGTGCTGAGATGGTAAAAGGATTACAGCTTGACGTTAAAGCAGGAGAAATCGTTGGTATAGCTGGGGTAGATGGTAACGGTCAAAGTGAACTTATTGAAGCGATAGCTGGTCTTAGAAAGGTAGAATCAGGTTCTATTCTATTAAATAATGAAGACATAACTCATTTTAAACCTAGAAAAGTAACAGAATCTGGGGTAGCGCATATCCCTCAAGACCGTCATAAGTTTGGTCTTGTACTTGATTTTCCAATTGGAGAAAACATGGTTCTACAAAACTATTATCAAAAACCCTACTCTTCTATGGGAATTTTAAATTATAAAGAGATTTATAAACAAGCAAATAAATTAATTAAAGAATACGACGTCCGTACACCGAGTGAACACACCCCTGCAAGAGCATTGTCTGGTGGTAATCAGCAAAAAGCTATTATTGGACGGGAAGTGGACCGTTCCCCGGACTTATTAATTGCTGCACAACCGACTCGTGGTTTAGATGTTGGGGCGATTGAATTCATTCATAAGAAGTTGATTGAGGAGCGGGACAAAGGCAAGGCCGTCTTGCTTTTATCCTTTGAACTAGAAGAGATTATGAATGTAAGTGATCGAATAGCCATTATGTTTGATGGGCAAATCGTAGCTAATGTTCGTCCTGAAGAAACGACAGAACAAGAGTTAGGGTTATTAATGGCAGGTAGTCAAGTAGAAGAGAAAGCAGGTGAAAGCTAA
- the yfmF gene encoding EF-P 5-aminopentanol modification-associated protein YfmF: MSNIEEHVFKQEGYQLHMIPTKKYKTNTIAVKLKAPLNREGITKRALLPYVLQQATSNYPSARAFRTALDSLYGAVLSVDSSKKGEDHVMTFRMEIPNDEMLSADESLLKQGLDLMNEMIFHPKVDGKELDSTIVNREKQTLTQKLKSLKDDKMSYANTRLIDEMCKEEPYRFHVHGYEEDLKDINAENLYAYYKEMLESDDMDIYVQGNLNPEDVKQLVSATIKRSNNPERSKNGTTQQAAPSEVKEIIEHQNIQQGKLHLGYRTSIRYGDEDYYALQVFNGIFGGFPSSKLFMNVREKHSLAYYAASRFESHKGLLLVFSGIDPNDYDQAKDIIEKQMEAMKAGEFSEEDVQETKKLVINQLRETMDNQHGLIELMYHQVLSGASVTPEDIIQNVERVTHEDVLQVAKKVALDTVYFLTKEEGGNE; encoded by the coding sequence ATGTCAAACATTGAAGAACATGTATTTAAACAAGAGGGATACCAGTTACACATGATCCCTACGAAGAAATATAAAACAAATACAATTGCAGTTAAATTAAAAGCCCCGCTCAATCGAGAGGGAATAACAAAGAGGGCGTTGTTGCCGTATGTACTCCAACAGGCGACAAGCAACTACCCTTCTGCTCGGGCTTTTCGCACGGCTTTAGATAGCTTATATGGCGCTGTATTAAGTGTGGATTCTTCTAAAAAAGGGGAGGACCACGTTATGACGTTTCGAATGGAAATCCCAAATGATGAAATGCTTTCAGCAGATGAATCTTTGCTAAAGCAAGGGCTTGATCTTATGAATGAAATGATTTTTCATCCTAAAGTAGATGGGAAAGAGCTTGATTCTACCATTGTTAATCGTGAGAAACAAACGCTTACCCAAAAGCTCAAGTCGTTGAAAGACGATAAAATGAGTTATGCCAACACACGTCTAATTGACGAAATGTGTAAAGAAGAACCATATCGATTCCATGTTCATGGGTATGAGGAAGACCTTAAAGACATTAATGCCGAGAATCTTTATGCTTACTATAAAGAAATGCTTGAGTCAGATGATATGGATATCTATGTACAAGGAAATTTAAACCCTGAGGATGTTAAGCAACTTGTTAGTGCTACCATTAAACGTTCTAACAACCCGGAACGTTCGAAAAATGGAACGACGCAACAAGCCGCCCCATCTGAAGTTAAAGAAATCATTGAACATCAAAATATTCAACAAGGAAAACTTCACCTTGGTTATCGTACCTCCATACGGTATGGGGATGAGGACTACTATGCTTTGCAAGTTTTTAATGGAATATTTGGCGGGTTTCCGTCTTCGAAATTGTTTATGAACGTACGCGAAAAACATAGCCTGGCTTATTATGCCGCTTCACGCTTTGAAAGTCACAAAGGGCTCCTTCTTGTCTTTTCTGGAATTGATCCAAACGACTATGACCAAGCAAAGGACATTATTGAAAAACAGATGGAAGCTATGAAAGCAGGCGAGTTTTCTGAAGAAGACGTTCAAGAAACGAAGAAACTGGTAATTAATCAACTACGTGAGACAATGGACAATCAACATGGGCTCATTGAATTAATGTATCATCAAGTGTTATCAGGAGCCTCTGTAACCCCTGAGGATATTATACAAAATGTTGAGCGTGTGACTCATGAAGATGTATTACAAGTGGCAAAGAAAGTAGCGTTAGATACCGTCTACTTCTTAACGAAAGAAGAAGGGGGAAATGAATAA